Proteins from one Nomia melanderi isolate GNS246 chromosome 3, iyNomMela1, whole genome shotgun sequence genomic window:
- the sigmar gene encoding tumor necrosis factor alpha-induced protein 8-like protein sigmar isoform X1: MELQSWLLYHLVAVTDCNQVMQSATTLNGGSYPAGGTGSRARDLGLRAQKKLLGRVVSTGAGRSLLIDDATTSLLDNLYKLMERAAKTNPTLDKKQPEKVLKNIVKLSIKVALLQRNQQLYATDDAKLAEIRIALRAVAMSVVSFYELEFSFDRAYLIKSLERCRTAIQSLIKPHLTDKSQDRCDQMFDFLTHSDFLDSVFRQDSEHRPILGMLVSDINKALDAGHL; this comes from the exons ATGGAATTGCAGAGCTGGCTGCTCTATCATCTGGTAGCCGTAACCGACTGCAACCAAG TGATGCAGTCGGCGACTACACTGAACGGCGGATCTTATCCCGCTGGTGGCACCGGAAGTCGTGCCCGCGATTTAGGGCTACGCGCTCAGAAGAAACTTTTGGGCAGGGTTGTATCTACAGGAGCAGGGAGATCGCTCTTGATAGACGATGCAACCACGTCGCTATTAGACAATCTTTACAAGCTCATGGAGAGAGCTGCAAAGACTAATCCTACTTTGGACAAAAAGCAACCAGAAAAAGTTTTGAAAAACATCGTTAAATTGTCTATTAAG GTGGCATTGCTCCAACGCAATCAACAATTATACGCCACTGATGACGCGAAGCTCGCCGAAATAAGAATTGCTCTGAGAGCTGTAGCGATGTCCGTAGTTTCGTTTTACGAGCTAGAATTCAGTTTCGATAGAGCTTATTTAATCAAATCTCTGGAGCGTTGTAGAACAGCGATACAGTCTCTCATAAAGCCACATCTCACAGATAAATCTCAGGACCGCTGTGACCAAATGTTCGACTTTTTAACGCATTCCGATTTTTTGGACTCTGTGTTCAGACAGGACTCTGAGCACAGACCTATTTTAGGCATGCTAGTTAGCGATATAAATAAGGCCTTAGATGCTGGGCatctttga
- the sigmar gene encoding tumor necrosis factor alpha-induced protein 8-like protein sigmar isoform X2, translating to MFDVMQSATTLNGGSYPAGGTGSRARDLGLRAQKKLLGRVVSTGAGRSLLIDDATTSLLDNLYKLMERAAKTNPTLDKKQPEKVLKNIVKLSIKVALLQRNQQLYATDDAKLAEIRIALRAVAMSVVSFYELEFSFDRAYLIKSLERCRTAIQSLIKPHLTDKSQDRCDQMFDFLTHSDFLDSVFRQDSEHRPILGMLVSDINKALDAGHL from the exons ATGTTCGATG TGATGCAGTCGGCGACTACACTGAACGGCGGATCTTATCCCGCTGGTGGCACCGGAAGTCGTGCCCGCGATTTAGGGCTACGCGCTCAGAAGAAACTTTTGGGCAGGGTTGTATCTACAGGAGCAGGGAGATCGCTCTTGATAGACGATGCAACCACGTCGCTATTAGACAATCTTTACAAGCTCATGGAGAGAGCTGCAAAGACTAATCCTACTTTGGACAAAAAGCAACCAGAAAAAGTTTTGAAAAACATCGTTAAATTGTCTATTAAG GTGGCATTGCTCCAACGCAATCAACAATTATACGCCACTGATGACGCGAAGCTCGCCGAAATAAGAATTGCTCTGAGAGCTGTAGCGATGTCCGTAGTTTCGTTTTACGAGCTAGAATTCAGTTTCGATAGAGCTTATTTAATCAAATCTCTGGAGCGTTGTAGAACAGCGATACAGTCTCTCATAAAGCCACATCTCACAGATAAATCTCAGGACCGCTGTGACCAAATGTTCGACTTTTTAACGCATTCCGATTTTTTGGACTCTGTGTTCAGACAGGACTCTGAGCACAGACCTATTTTAGGCATGCTAGTTAGCGATATAAATAAGGCCTTAGATGCTGGGCatctttga
- the sigmar gene encoding tumor necrosis factor alpha-induced protein 8-like protein sigmar isoform X3 — MQSATTLNGGSYPAGGTGSRARDLGLRAQKKLLGRVVSTGAGRSLLIDDATTSLLDNLYKLMERAAKTNPTLDKKQPEKVLKNIVKLSIKVALLQRNQQLYATDDAKLAEIRIALRAVAMSVVSFYELEFSFDRAYLIKSLERCRTAIQSLIKPHLTDKSQDRCDQMFDFLTHSDFLDSVFRQDSEHRPILGMLVSDINKALDAGHL; from the exons ATGCAGTCGGCGACTACACTGAACGGCGGATCTTATCCCGCTGGTGGCACCGGAAGTCGTGCCCGCGATTTAGGGCTACGCGCTCAGAAGAAACTTTTGGGCAGGGTTGTATCTACAGGAGCAGGGAGATCGCTCTTGATAGACGATGCAACCACGTCGCTATTAGACAATCTTTACAAGCTCATGGAGAGAGCTGCAAAGACTAATCCTACTTTGGACAAAAAGCAACCAGAAAAAGTTTTGAAAAACATCGTTAAATTGTCTATTAAG GTGGCATTGCTCCAACGCAATCAACAATTATACGCCACTGATGACGCGAAGCTCGCCGAAATAAGAATTGCTCTGAGAGCTGTAGCGATGTCCGTAGTTTCGTTTTACGAGCTAGAATTCAGTTTCGATAGAGCTTATTTAATCAAATCTCTGGAGCGTTGTAGAACAGCGATACAGTCTCTCATAAAGCCACATCTCACAGATAAATCTCAGGACCGCTGTGACCAAATGTTCGACTTTTTAACGCATTCCGATTTTTTGGACTCTGTGTTCAGACAGGACTCTGAGCACAGACCTATTTTAGGCATGCTAGTTAGCGATATAAATAAGGCCTTAGATGCTGGGCatctttga